In Denticeps clupeoides chromosome 1, fDenClu1.1, whole genome shotgun sequence, a single window of DNA contains:
- the LOC114798995 gene encoding E3 ubiquitin-protein ligase TRIM39-like yields MSDLGDCQYEATAPWDQKSDTDQILNRYSPHLNICYGESKWPIDKDLPPPGPIQFTSVTSDSISLCWGTPEGLTGSQKFSVNWKQERNQQSLIVPVTTITIEGLSPGEQYEFSVATIGDNGSQSPCVVASTQTVIPQLQDLTVTTDLTTASLTWSKALDQVSYLLSLCKDGEEEKIIYTKDLKCSLTGLQPGTEYMIGVSTVVSSGYKSEAVTKSFCTDMASSSSVLSEEHLQCSICLDVFTDPVSTPCGHDFCMGCIKEYWDNCSKSRCPVCNKTYPTRPELCLNTTLSELTTQFRTLFPEKASSAKALFDTPIVSCDICTDLAIKSCLMCLASYCETHIKPHKTASKFKRHEVIDPVENLEDYICSNHERPLKFFCRDDQTCVCQFCTEGNHRGHNTVPLEEESVEKKSNLMKTQTEVQQMIQVRLRKIEEIEDQLEIRKKCTEEEIAASVEEFTAVLHSIEKHQVELLEVMEEKQKAAKRQAEGLVKDLQQEITELQRRNSELEKISHTEDHLYLLQIYPTLCSPPHTKNWAEVRIGPELWTVKVCEEKMKTLKRVMSELNQLFNKEMDKLGETKLKVLKLHAVDVTLDPDSAQPSLILSDDGKQVRHGDKRQNLPDNPERFDICPNILGIEGFSSGRFYNEVEVKWKTEWDLGVARESINRKGEIILTPQNGYWTVWLRNGNKYSACSGPPVPLSLNKKPQKVGVFVDYEEGLVSFYDVENSSHIYSFTGQNFSEKLYPFFSPGLNDKGKNAAPLIISPVIHTK; encoded by the exons ATGAGTGACCTTGGGGACTGTCAATATGAAGCGACTGCTCCCTGGGATCAGAAATCTGATACTGATCAGATACTGAACAGATACTCACCACACCTG AACATTTGTTATGGTGAATCAAAGTGGCCCATTGATAAAG ACCTCCCTCCTCCTGGTCCGATCCAGTTCACCTCAGTGACATCAGACTCCATTTCTCTGTGCTGGGGAACTCCTGAAGGACTGACTGGATCTCAGAAATTCAGTGTAAACTGGAAACAGGAAAGAAACCAGCAGAGCCTCATAGTTCCAGTTACAACAATCACCATCGAAGGCCTGAGTCCAGGAGAGCAGTATGAGTTTTCTGTGGCCACCATAGGTGACAATGGCAGCCAGAGTCCATGCGTGGTGGCATCTACACAAACCG TGATCCCTCAGCTGCAGGATCTTACTGTAACCACAGATTTAACAACTGCTTCATTAACATGGAGCAAAGCACTGGATCAGGTCTCCTACCTGCTGTCCCTCTGTAAAGATGGTGAAGAGGAGAAGATCATTTATACAAAGGACCTCAAATGTTCCTTAACTGGCCTGCAACCAGGAACAGAGTACATGATCGGCGTCTCTACTGTAGTCAGCAGTGGTTATAAGAGCGAGGCCGTCACTAAGAGCTTCTGCACAG ACATGGCTTCTTCCAGCAGCGTCCTGTCTGAAGAGCATCTCCAGTGCTCCATCTGTCTTGATGTGTTCACTGATCCAGTCTCTACTCCATGTGGACACGACTTCTGCATGGGCTGTATAAAGGAGTACTGGGATAACTGTAGTAAAAGCAGATGTCCTGTGTGTAACAAAACATACCCTACAAGACCCGAACTTTGTCTTAACACTACACTCTCTGAGCTGACAACTCAGTTCAGGACGTTGTTTCCTGAGAAGGCCAGCAGTGCCAAGGCGCTTTTTGACACACCCATTGTGTCATGTGACATctgcacagatctggccatcaAGTCCTGCCTCATGTGTCTGGCTTCCTATTGTGAGACTCACATTAAGCCTCATAAAACTGCATCAAAATTTAAACGACATGAGGTCATTGACCCCGTAGAGAACCTGGAGGACTATATATGTTCAAACCATGAGAGACCCCTTAAGTTCTTCTGCAGAGATGAccaaacgtgtgtgtgtcagttctgtACTGAGGGAAACCACAGAGGTCACAACACGGTTCCCTTAGAAGAAGAGTCTGTAGAGAAGAAG TCTAATCTAATGAAGACACAGACTGAGGTGCAGCAGATGATTCAGGTCAGATTGAGGAAGATTGAGGAGATTGAAGATCAACTGGAGATCAGGAAG AAATGCACAGAGGAGGAGATCGCAGCCAGTGTTGAGGAgttcactgctgtgctgcactcTATTGAGAAACATCAAGTTGAGCTGCTGGAGGTCATGGAGGAGAAACAGAAAGCTGCTAAGAGGCAAGCTGAAGGGCTGGTTAaagatctgcagcaggagaTCACCGAGCTCCAGAGGAGGAACAGTGAGCTGGAGAAGATCTCACACACTGAGGATCACCTCTACCTCCTACAG ATTtacccaacactgtgcagccctCCACACACCAAGAACTGGGCTGAAGTCAGAATTGGTCCTGAGCTGTGGACAGTGAAGGTGTGTGAGGAGAAGATGAAGACTCTGAAGAGAGTCATGTCAGAGCTGAATCAACTATTCAACAAGGAAATGGATAAACTTGGAGAAACAA AACTGAAAGTGCTGAAACTACATGCAG TGGATGTGACTCTGGATCCTGATTCAGCTCAACCCAGCCTCATCTTGTCTGATGATgggaaacaagtgagacatggaGACAAACGACAAAATCTACCTGATAATCCAGAGAGGTTTGATATATGTCCCAACATCTTGGGAATCGAGGGTTTCTCATCAGGGAGATTTTACAATGAGGTGGAAGTCAAGTGGAAAACTGAGTGGGATTTAGGAGTCGCCAGAGAGTCGATTAACAGGAAAGGGGAGATTATACTGACACCTCAGAATGGATACTGGACTGTGTGGCTGAGGAATGGAAATAAGTATTCAGCATGTTCTGGTCCTCCAGTCCCCCTCTCTCTGAATAAGAAGCCGCAGAAGGTGGGGGTGTTTGTGGATTATGAGGAGGGTTTGGTCTCCTTTTATGATGTGGAGAACAGCTCTCATATTTACTCTTTTACTGGTCAGAACTTCTCTGAGAAACTCTATCCATTCTTCAGTCCTGGGCTTAATGATAAAGGTAAAAATGCAGCACCACTCATCATCTCTCCTGTCATTCATACAAAATGA